One genomic segment of Paenibacillus xylanexedens includes these proteins:
- a CDS encoding NAD(P)/FAD-dependent oxidoreductase has product MKNFVILGGGYGGLTIIKELLEGKIPSDTQIILVDRSPFQGLKTEYYALAAGTVSDYDLRIQFPVSDKVTYRYGEVTSIDLEQRQIEFEGQDPLVYDKLVIGLGCTDRFHNTPGAEDYSCTIQSFSKTRETYLRLNEVKAYGNVHIVGGGLSGVEIAAELRESRPDLNISILDRGERVLSAFPQRLSVYVHEWFNEHQVETRGHIAISRVEPNAIYNRDEQILTDAVVWTAGIQPVKVVQDLDVTKDPQGRVVLNEYYQIPEYTDVYVVGDCASVPYAPSGQAAEVQGEQIAHIQHALWKGEKPNPHPLKLRGTLGALGKKSGFGLMGKTSMMGRVPRILKSGVLWMSKRHLG; this is encoded by the coding sequence ATGAAAAATTTCGTCATTCTTGGAGGCGGCTATGGCGGCCTCACCATCATCAAGGAACTTCTGGAGGGTAAAATTCCATCCGATACACAAATTATTTTGGTAGACCGCAGCCCCTTTCAGGGATTAAAGACAGAATATTACGCACTCGCAGCAGGAACCGTATCTGATTATGACCTGCGTATCCAATTTCCAGTGAGCGATAAAGTCACTTACCGTTATGGAGAAGTTACTTCGATTGACCTGGAACAGCGTCAGATTGAATTTGAAGGCCAAGACCCGCTCGTGTACGACAAACTTGTCATTGGACTTGGTTGTACAGACCGTTTCCACAACACGCCAGGCGCCGAAGACTACAGCTGTACCATTCAGAGCTTTAGCAAAACACGCGAGACCTACCTGCGGCTTAATGAAGTCAAAGCCTATGGCAATGTGCATATCGTAGGCGGCGGATTAAGTGGTGTCGAGATAGCAGCCGAACTTCGTGAGAGCAGACCAGATCTGAACATCAGCATTTTGGATCGTGGTGAACGTGTATTATCAGCCTTCCCGCAACGTCTATCCGTGTATGTGCATGAATGGTTCAACGAACATCAAGTTGAGACACGCGGACATATCGCCATTTCACGCGTTGAACCTAATGCTATCTATAACCGGGATGAACAGATTCTAACGGATGCTGTCGTATGGACTGCAGGCATTCAACCAGTAAAAGTGGTACAGGATCTGGACGTAACCAAAGACCCTCAAGGACGTGTCGTCTTGAATGAATACTACCAAATCCCGGAATATACCGATGTGTATGTCGTTGGTGACTGTGCCAGTGTACCTTATGCACCTAGCGGTCAAGCTGCGGAAGTACAGGGTGAGCAGATCGCCCATATTCAGCATGCCCTCTGGAAAGGCGAAAAGCCCAATCCACATCCACTCAAGCTTCGTGGCACACTGGGTGCACTCGGCAAGAAGTCTGGGTTTGGGCTGATGGGCAAAACGTCCATGATGGGACGTGTACCTCGTATTTTGAAAAGTGGTGTGCTCTGGATGTCCAAGCGTCATCTCGGTTAG
- a CDS encoding YuzB family protein encodes MRPIIEFCANNMHFGTDEVMDQLEENPDYDVIEYGCLTNCGQCSMTPFALVNGEVVITDKVEDLYNAILAKVAEADVWDELDLD; translated from the coding sequence ATGAGACCGATTATTGAATTTTGTGCCAATAATATGCATTTTGGCACAGATGAAGTCATGGATCAACTGGAAGAAAATCCAGACTATGATGTGATTGAATACGGCTGCCTCACCAACTGCGGCCAATGTTCTATGACTCCTTTTGCACTGGTGAATGGTGAAGTTGTCATCACGGACAAAGTGGAAGATCTATATAACGCCATTCTGGCCAAAGTTGCCGAAGCCGATGTCTGGGACGAGCTCGATCTCGACTAA
- a CDS encoding NifU family protein → MSENAQSTMYDEVIDVLDKLRPFLQRDGGDVELVDVEDGIIKLKLVGACGSCPSSTITLKAGIERALLEEVEGVQEVVQVF, encoded by the coding sequence ATGAGCGAAAACGCACAAAGCACCATGTATGATGAAGTAATTGATGTGCTTGACAAACTTCGTCCGTTTCTGCAGCGCGATGGCGGTGACGTGGAACTGGTCGACGTGGAAGACGGCATTATTAAGCTGAAACTGGTCGGTGCCTGCGGCAGTTGCCCAAGCTCCACCATTACCTTAAAAGCCGGGATTGAACGTGCCCTTCTCGAAGAAGTTGAGGGTGTACAAGAAGTCGTACAAGTATTCTAA
- a CDS encoding SDR family oxidoreductase, with product MKGKIALITGSAKGLGKMTALSLADQGCHIALNYVHSRTEAEALKAQIIAKGVRCIAIQADISKVEDISSLVEQVEGNLGSIDILVNNAGPFVRERRLFADYSEAEVQMLVQGNLLGPMLLDQRVLPEMRRKQWGRIIHFGFSHAGEARSWPHRAVYAAAKVGLVSFTKTLAVEEAPYGITVNMVCPGDIRGANKEKTIDEMAGITDEETPRGRPGSGEDIARVITYLCLDHSDFITGNIMDVSGGLDPIRPTIQREDT from the coding sequence GTGAAGGGAAAGATTGCCCTCATAACGGGAAGTGCCAAAGGTCTTGGTAAAATGACGGCCCTCAGTCTGGCAGATCAAGGGTGCCATATTGCCCTGAACTATGTACACAGCAGAACAGAAGCTGAGGCTTTAAAGGCTCAGATTATAGCCAAGGGTGTGCGGTGCATTGCCATCCAGGCTGATATATCCAAGGTGGAAGATATCTCTTCATTGGTTGAGCAGGTGGAAGGTAACTTGGGCAGCATTGATATTTTGGTGAATAACGCAGGTCCATTTGTCCGTGAACGACGATTATTTGCGGATTATTCTGAAGCTGAGGTCCAGATGCTTGTGCAAGGAAATCTGCTGGGACCGATGTTGCTGGATCAGCGTGTATTGCCAGAGATGAGACGCAAGCAATGGGGACGCATTATCCATTTTGGCTTCAGTCATGCTGGAGAAGCGAGATCCTGGCCTCATCGCGCCGTATATGCGGCTGCCAAGGTAGGTCTGGTTTCGTTCACAAAGACACTTGCTGTGGAGGAAGCTCCTTATGGAATTACGGTTAACATGGTATGTCCAGGTGACATTCGTGGTGCGAACAAAGAGAAAACGATTGATGAAATGGCAGGCATCACCGACGAGGAAACGCCAAGAGGGCGCCCAGGCAGCGGTGAAGATATTGCACGAGTGATTACGTATCTGTGCCTTGATCATTCCGATTTTATAACAGGTAACATTATGGATGTATCTGGAGGACTTGATCCGATTCGTCCGACCATACAGCGTGAGGATACTTAA
- a CDS encoding DUF2167 domain-containing protein codes for MKNKRWISFLTLLMLSLFTISSALQVSAASENEQAPDEYDWITGPASVSLDGKATLEVPESHSYLDKPNTQRSILNSDGKPNGNEIGSLTSNSEFGSWYVVFEYVKTGHIHDDDQNLSAEELLSSYIRGTEEDNRELDPEYRTYITGWEIEPAYDSTKHQLVYSLGFKNADQQAMVNYNVKLLTREGYITAILVTDTANFQQSRQAFEETVLNQLSINAGYTYEEYNASTDKTSTIGLNSLLMGGIGYTASQKFSALLLLKKGWALILVIVLGLIGWIRYKIKSSNGEEEKLSPSERTYLQEADEQQYADQNELPYYRQSGHPSNAEKQDKP; via the coding sequence ATGAAGAACAAAAGATGGATATCATTTCTTACACTTTTAATGTTGAGTTTATTCACAATCTCTAGTGCCTTACAGGTATCAGCGGCAAGTGAGAATGAGCAAGCGCCTGATGAGTACGATTGGATTACTGGACCAGCATCTGTCTCTCTGGACGGTAAGGCCACCCTGGAAGTCCCTGAAAGCCATTCCTATCTGGATAAGCCCAATACCCAACGCTCGATACTTAACAGTGATGGGAAGCCTAACGGGAATGAAATCGGAAGCCTAACCAGCAATAGCGAATTCGGCTCGTGGTATGTTGTGTTCGAGTACGTGAAGACAGGTCACATCCACGATGACGATCAAAATTTGAGTGCCGAAGAACTGTTAAGCAGTTATATCCGAGGCACAGAAGAAGATAACAGAGAACTTGATCCTGAATATAGAACGTACATAACGGGGTGGGAAATCGAACCGGCATATGACAGTACCAAACATCAGTTGGTTTACTCCCTTGGTTTTAAGAATGCTGATCAGCAAGCCATGGTCAATTACAATGTAAAACTCCTGACACGCGAAGGGTACATCACAGCCATTCTGGTTACAGATACGGCCAACTTTCAACAGAGCCGCCAGGCATTCGAGGAAACCGTCCTTAATCAACTTAGCATCAATGCAGGATATACCTACGAGGAGTACAATGCTTCGACTGACAAAACATCCACCATAGGGCTCAACAGTCTTCTGATGGGCGGGATCGGATACACGGCTTCCCAGAAATTCAGTGCTCTTCTTCTGCTCAAAAAAGGATGGGCCTTGATCCTGGTTATCGTCCTTGGGCTAATCGGTTGGATCAGATACAAAATCAAAAGCTCAAATGGAGAAGAAGAAAAACTTTCTCCCTCCGAGAGGACGTACCTGCAAGAAGCAGATGAGCAGCAGTATGCTGATCAGAATGAATTACCCTACTACCGCCAATCTGGGCATCCATCCAACGCGGAGAAACAAGATAAGCCCTAA
- a CDS encoding MetQ/NlpA family ABC transporter substrate-binding protein: MKKWSFALLSLMLIAVLAACGNNKDADSGADNSAGAPRTVELKVGASPTPHAEILESIKPELEAQGIRLQVVTFNDYVQPNQQLADKKLDANFFQHQPYLDTENKERGFNLVSVTPVHVEPFGGYSKKIKSLDELADGAKVAIPNDPSNGGRALLLLAKEGIITLKDNTNITSTIQDITANPKNLDIIELDAAMMPRQLDEADLVFINANYALEANLNPANDALLIEDLQGNPYANILVSREDNKDADAIQKLAAALHSEEVKTFIKERYKGAVEPATE, from the coding sequence ATGAAAAAATGGTCTTTTGCTCTACTTAGTCTTATGTTGATTGCGGTTCTCGCAGCTTGCGGAAACAACAAGGACGCCGATAGCGGCGCAGACAATTCAGCAGGTGCACCTCGTACAGTTGAATTGAAAGTTGGAGCTTCACCTACACCACATGCAGAGATTCTGGAAAGCATCAAGCCTGAACTGGAAGCACAAGGTATTCGTTTGCAAGTCGTTACGTTCAATGACTATGTACAACCCAATCAGCAACTTGCTGATAAAAAATTGGATGCGAACTTTTTCCAGCACCAGCCTTATCTGGACACAGAGAATAAAGAACGTGGATTCAACCTCGTTTCTGTAACACCTGTTCATGTTGAACCTTTTGGTGGATACTCCAAAAAGATTAAGTCTTTGGATGAATTGGCAGACGGCGCAAAAGTAGCAATTCCAAATGACCCATCCAATGGTGGACGTGCACTGTTGTTGCTCGCGAAGGAAGGTATCATTACGCTGAAAGACAACACAAATATTACATCTACGATTCAAGATATCACAGCCAATCCGAAGAACCTGGATATCATCGAGTTGGATGCAGCCATGATGCCACGTCAATTGGATGAAGCGGATCTGGTATTCATCAACGCTAACTATGCGCTCGAAGCGAACCTGAATCCGGCGAATGATGCTTTGCTGATCGAAGATCTGCAAGGTAACCCATACGCAAACATCCTCGTTTCCCGTGAGGACAACAAGGATGCAGATGCAATCCAAAAACTGGCTGCTGCTCTGCACTCCGAAGAAGTAAAAACATTCATCAAAGAACGTTATAAAGGTGCAGTTGAACCTGCAACTGAATAA
- a CDS encoding methionine ABC transporter permease: MDFSTVRWEEVGKASIETLQILGVSGLFTVIFGLPLGVLLFMTARSASIKSRTVYIILSLIVNILRSVPFIILIVALIPFTRSLVGTATGVLGVIPPLVISAAPYFARLVETTLREVDRGVIEAAQSMGASTGQIVRRVLLPEALPGLVAGITITIVTLVSYTAMAGMVGGGGLGTLAINYGYYRYQNEIMIISVVSMIILVQILQMAGDRLVTFFTRK, encoded by the coding sequence ATGGATTTTTCAACAGTTCGCTGGGAAGAGGTTGGTAAAGCCTCCATTGAGACACTGCAAATTTTGGGTGTATCAGGCTTGTTCACCGTAATTTTTGGTTTACCGCTCGGAGTGCTGCTGTTCATGACAGCCCGATCTGCTTCGATCAAGTCACGGACGGTGTACATTATATTGTCCTTGATTGTGAATATTTTGCGCTCAGTCCCATTTATCATATTGATTGTTGCTCTTATACCGTTCACTCGTTCACTCGTCGGTACTGCTACAGGTGTGTTAGGTGTTATACCACCTTTAGTTATTTCAGCAGCTCCTTACTTTGCTCGATTGGTGGAGACGACGTTGCGAGAAGTTGATCGGGGTGTCATTGAAGCGGCACAGTCGATGGGTGCATCGACCGGACAAATTGTAAGACGGGTATTACTGCCTGAAGCGTTACCTGGTTTGGTTGCTGGTATTACCATTACCATCGTTACGCTTGTCTCTTACACGGCGATGGCGGGCATGGTTGGTGGTGGAGGTCTAGGAACGCTGGCAATCAACTATGGGTATTATCGTTATCAAAATGAAATCATGATTATATCCGTAGTATCGATGATCATTCTTGTGCAAATTCTCCAGATGGCTGGAGATCGCTTGGTTACATTTTTCACCAGGAAATAA
- a CDS encoding methionine ABC transporter ATP-binding protein has protein sequence MIELKGLTKTYGKGKKSTTALSELNLSIQKGEIYGVIGHSGAGKSTLIRCINLLERPTEGEVWVDGINLTELSKTELQQQRRKIGMIFQHFNLLSSATVYDNVAFPLKLVNTPKEAIDRKVKEMLALVGLEHHSSKYPAQLSGGQKQRVGIARALASDPNVLLCDEATSALDPQTTNSILKLLLDINEKYNLTIVLITHEMHVIQNICDKVAVIHQGGIVEQGPVTDVFLKPLHAITRDFMMRDHEAGLALEETALANAGVELQAGAASKLVKISFLGNKTYEAILSRTVRKTGVDFAILQGTISTIKQVPYGQLTVRFEGDSNAIDRTISELTAEGLDVEVLR, from the coding sequence TTGATTGAATTAAAAGGTTTAACGAAAACGTACGGCAAAGGGAAAAAATCTACAACAGCGTTATCCGAGCTGAATTTGAGCATCCAAAAGGGTGAAATCTACGGAGTGATTGGCCATTCCGGAGCGGGCAAAAGCACATTGATTCGCTGCATTAATTTGCTGGAACGGCCTACGGAGGGTGAGGTATGGGTTGACGGAATCAACCTGACTGAACTGAGCAAAACCGAATTGCAGCAACAGAGACGCAAGATCGGGATGATTTTTCAACACTTTAATCTGTTATCTTCGGCAACGGTATATGACAATGTAGCTTTTCCACTAAAGCTTGTGAATACACCCAAGGAAGCCATTGATCGCAAAGTGAAGGAAATGCTCGCACTGGTTGGTCTGGAGCACCATAGCAGCAAATATCCGGCTCAATTATCGGGTGGACAGAAACAACGTGTAGGGATTGCGAGAGCACTTGCAAGTGACCCGAATGTACTTCTCTGTGATGAGGCTACTTCGGCACTTGATCCGCAGACGACAAATTCAATCCTGAAGTTATTACTCGACATTAATGAAAAGTACAACCTTACGATTGTGCTGATCACACATGAAATGCATGTCATTCAGAATATTTGTGACAAGGTGGCTGTCATTCATCAAGGCGGCATTGTGGAACAGGGACCTGTAACAGACGTGTTCCTGAAGCCGCTGCATGCGATTACGCGGGACTTCATGATGCGTGACCATGAAGCTGGACTTGCTCTGGAAGAGACCGCTCTGGCAAATGCAGGCGTTGAATTGCAGGCAGGTGCTGCTTCCAAACTTGTGAAGATATCCTTTCTGGGTAACAAAACGTATGAAGCGATTTTGTCTAGAACGGTACGTAAGACAGGAGTGGATTTTGCCATCCTGCAAGGTACAATCTCTACGATCAAACAGGTTCCTTATGGGCAGCTGACCGTTCGGTTCGAGGGTGATTCAAATGCGATTGATCGGACGATATCAGAATTAACCGCTGAGGGACTTGATGTGGAGGTGCTTCGTTAG